A section of the Pseudovibrio sp. M1P-2-3 genome encodes:
- a CDS encoding DUF2059 domain-containing protein, with product MLARMKTLLGTSVAAAMLAGAVMVSPVTAQETIAPSHLQAAKTAIKATKSTDGFDNILPDIAERTRTLFIRNNPSLGVEIDTVVTDVAMQLVSRRAELDKVIAEVWARRFSEEELSQITAFYRTEAGSKLADLTKELSALSIGAAKQWSDAISTEMVTLARKEISVKANQ from the coding sequence ATGCTCGCAAGAATGAAAACTCTATTGGGAACCAGTGTTGCCGCCGCAATGCTTGCAGGTGCTGTTATGGTGAGCCCTGTTACGGCGCAAGAAACCATTGCCCCAAGTCATCTGCAGGCAGCGAAAACAGCTATCAAGGCGACTAAGTCCACAGATGGCTTTGATAATATCCTGCCAGATATTGCAGAGCGCACCCGGACCCTGTTCATTCGCAATAATCCATCTTTGGGCGTGGAAATTGACACTGTGGTCACGGATGTAGCGATGCAGCTGGTTAGTCGTCGTGCCGAGCTGGACAAGGTGATTGCGGAAGTTTGGGCGCGCCGTTTTTCTGAAGAGGAACTGAGCCAAATCACCGCATTCTATCGCACAGAGGCGGGAAGCAAGCTGGCAGACCTGACCAAAGAACTTTCTGCTCTGTCCATCGGTGCTGCAAAGCAGTGGAGTGATGCGATCAGCACGGAAATGGTGACGCTGGCCCGTAAGGAAATTAGCGTAAAAGCAAATCAGTAA